A single window of Nicotiana sylvestris chromosome 5, ASM39365v2, whole genome shotgun sequence DNA harbors:
- the LOC138869608 gene encoding disease resistance protein RPS5-like codes for MVIAWCQFGRVWSVAAAVRQFPASGGWRELQNDIAAAIELDLLEEVDEEKRAIALHESFKGEKDFVLILDDALEDIPLKMLGHPLKVEGGRLIVTSCLLETCRKMGCQRKFGVKKLEEEESRSLFIEKLGNEKVVIPQEVEGMAKSVVNNCGVLPLRIITIAKSLKGLELEEDEKIPKDQLINRFILEGLIDTKETREAEFEQGYEILSRLESVCLLESAIDNKGNRCVKLHNLIRDMGMRISNENPMFMVKAGVQLNDAPKEDEWLENLDKHMQWKNGRLRELPFLFSPEDEKFTIPCDKEWWESLEWDNPNTRNELQHFVNYW; via the exons ATGGTGATTGCATGGTGTCAATTTGGGCGAGTTTGGAGCGTTGCCGCCGCCGTGAGACAATTTCCAGCGAGCGGCGGCTGGCG GGAATTGCAAAATGATATTGCTGCAGCCATTGAATTGGATCTTTTAGAGGAAGTAGATGAAGAGAAGAGGGCGATCGCGTTACACGAATCGTTCAAAGGGGAAAAGGATTTTGTTCTAATATTGGATGATGCATTAGAAGATATACCTTTAAAGATGTTAGGACATCCTTTAAAAGTTGAAGGGGGAAGGTTGATAGTAACAAGTTGTTTGCTCGAAACGTGTCGAAAAATGGGATGTCAAAGGAAATTTGGAGTGAAAAAACTAGAAGAAGAGGAATCTAGGAGCTTGTTTATAGAAAAACTTGGAAATGAGAAAGTAGTAATTCCTCAAGAAGTAGAAGGAATGGCTAAGTCTGTGGTAAATAATTGTGGTGTCCTTCCACTTAGGATCATTACAATAGCTAAAAGCCTAAAAGGGTTGGAATTGGAAG AAGATGAGAAAATTCCAAAGGATCAATTGATAAATAGGTTCATTTTAGAGGGGCTAATCGATACAAAGGAGACTCGCGAGGCAGAGTTTGAGCAGGGATATGAGATATTGAGCAGATTGGAAAGTGTTTGTTTGTTGGAAAGTGCCATAGACAACAAAGGTAATCGATGTGTGAAACTGCACAATTTGATTAGAGACATGGGAATGAGGATCTCAAATGAAAATCCCATGTTTATGGTAAAAGCTGGAGTTCAACTCAATGATGCACCAAAGGAAGATGAATGGCTGGAAAATTTGGACAAG CATATGCAATGGAAAAATGGTAGGTTGAGGGAATTGCCTTTCCTCTTTTCCCCTGAAGATGAGAAATTTACCATTCCTTGTGATAAAGAATGGTGGGAATCTTTGGAATGGGATAATCCAAACACTAGAAATGAGCTTCAGCACTTTGTTAACTATTGGTAA
- the LOC138869606 gene encoding uncharacterized protein, translating into MRDHIIGEDYELWDIVTDGPLATMKNNVEGVDVPKTRADCNAEDLKKWEKNAKAQKWLVCGLGLDEYNRIQNCTTAKEIRDTLQVAHEGTPQVKRSRGTLLIILEEDNVEKILTRVLRVTWDSKITAIQESKNIATLKLDELIGNLTAYELRRQTMKMDAPKKERSLALRIAEGADLEEDEMVMITRDFKKYLMIGKGSSRGAYNKPRVPEKQTNKGCYKCGKTDHMIKNCSQWEIEWKKKRAER; encoded by the exons atgagagatcacatcatcggAGAGGATTATGAACTATGGGACATTGTTACTGATGGTCCCTTAGCCACCATGAAGAATAAtgttgaaggagtggatgtgccaaagactagAGCTGACTGCAATGCTGAGGACTTAAAGAAGTGGGAAAAGAATGCTAAGGCccagaaatggcttgtgtgtggacttggtctaGACGAGTACAATAGAATTCAAAATTGTACTACTGCTAAGGAAATTCGGGatactttgcaagtggctcacgaaggaactcctcaagtgaagagatcaagaggaacactgtt gattatccttgaagaagacaatgttgagaaaattttgacaagggttTTGCGAGTCACTTGGGatagcaaaatcactgctattcaggaatcaaagaatattgccACTCTCAAGTTGGACGAACTAAtcggaaatctcactgcctatgaacttagaaggcaaaccatgaagatggatgcacccaagaaggaaaggagtctggctctcagaatcgctgaaggtgcagatctagaggaggatgaaatgGTTATGATCACGAGGGATTTCAAGAAGTATCTAATGataggaaagggttcttcaagaggtgctTACAATAAACCAAGGGTCCCTGAAAAACAGACCAACAAGGGCTGTTataaatgtggtaagactgaccacatgatcaaAAACTGttctcaatgggaaattgaatggaagaagaaaagggctgaacgataa